One genomic segment of Mesoterricola silvestris includes these proteins:
- a CDS encoding 2-oxoacid:ferredoxin oxidoreductase subunit beta, with the protein MNGTATCEFQPKDYKSDLKPIWCPGCGDFGVLQGIYRALAAIGRPPHEIAFVSGIGCSSRIPGYTTAYGFNSVHGRSLPIAQGIKMANPDLLVLAAGGDGDGFSIGGGHLAHMVRRNMDIAYIVMDNQIYGLTKGQLSPTSHKGLTTCTSRHGSLEEPVNPLLYMLAYGAGFVAQAAPTDLAGMATIIEAAIRYPGFAFVNIQSPCVTYGMEEQQIKGLKAMQESLEALGHDSSDRLAAMDLAQHYGRKLHLGVFYRNPEPPPTYGDLVKARQEELSKNALPVENILDLFIKK; encoded by the coding sequence ATGAACGGTACCGCCACCTGCGAATTCCAGCCCAAGGACTACAAGAGCGACCTCAAGCCCATCTGGTGCCCCGGATGCGGCGACTTCGGGGTGCTCCAGGGCATCTACCGGGCCCTGGCCGCCATCGGCCGCCCCCCCCACGAGATCGCCTTCGTCTCCGGCATCGGCTGCTCCAGCCGCATTCCGGGCTACACGACGGCCTACGGCTTCAACAGCGTCCACGGCCGCAGCCTGCCCATCGCCCAGGGCATCAAGATGGCCAACCCCGATCTGCTGGTGCTCGCCGCCGGCGGCGACGGGGACGGCTTCTCCATCGGCGGCGGCCACCTGGCCCACATGGTGCGCCGCAACATGGACATCGCCTACATCGTCATGGACAACCAGATCTACGGCCTCACCAAGGGCCAGCTCTCGCCCACCTCCCACAAGGGGCTGACCACCTGCACCTCCCGCCACGGCAGCCTGGAGGAGCCGGTGAACCCGCTGCTCTACATGCTGGCCTACGGGGCGGGCTTCGTGGCCCAGGCCGCCCCCACGGATCTGGCCGGCATGGCCACCATCATCGAGGCCGCCATCCGCTACCCCGGCTTCGCCTTCGTGAACATCCAGTCCCCCTGCGTCACCTACGGCATGGAGGAGCAGCAGATCAAGGGCCTCAAGGCCATGCAGGAGAGCCTGGAGGCCCTGGGCCACGATTCCAGCGACCGCCTCGCGGCCATGGACCTGGCCCAGCACTACGGACGCAAGCTCCACCTGGGCGTCTTCTACCGCAACCCCGAACCTCCCCCCACCTACGGCGACCTGGTCAAGGCCCGGCAGGAGGAGCTCTCGAAGAACGCCCTCCCCGTGGAGAACATCCTGGACCTCTTCATCAAGAAGTGA
- a CDS encoding glutamine synthetase family protein: MATDSLRTFLEIPYDTLEEMNLHAKQQRLDRVPLEQIREERMAYLAGEKRIKAVTVAFTDIEGRLHMLDYDKKYLLKSYDNLTFDGSSIRGFSAQAESDLRLAIDWPAFYWLPADIFGAGKVLVFGFVMEKDGTPYASDFRARLREATETLYAREGIVMNAANEIEGFLFKGRDAERHYHETNAFEFISTGGYYHSLPGDSLRAFIDTSAEAQRAMGFSNEKDHPEVAPSQFEMNYKYAELNVAADQVQLYKLLARQVAAQMGLTASFLPKPVAGVNGNGMHTNISANKDGKNLYFDAKGRDGLSAKAWDFLNRILANAAELCLVLNPSVNAYRRLDPHFEAPNQIKVSPTDRGSMIRIPLGNEQSARIEVRSVGPDANPYMLYYALLKTGLEGPSGEPEDTTKRPRTRFLPDNIFDAIRLFKGSRFLADALGEDIHAKFAEVKLLQAERCPKALGAIVKACEIQFHHEVTNQLLWNQF; encoded by the coding sequence ATGGCCACCGACAGCCTCAGGACCTTCCTGGAGATCCCCTACGACACCCTGGAGGAAATGAACCTCCACGCCAAGCAGCAGCGCCTGGACCGGGTGCCCCTGGAGCAGATCCGCGAGGAGCGCATGGCGTACCTGGCCGGGGAGAAGCGCATCAAGGCCGTGACCGTGGCCTTCACGGACATCGAGGGCCGGCTCCACATGCTGGACTACGACAAGAAGTACCTCCTCAAGTCCTACGACAACCTCACCTTCGACGGCTCCTCCATCCGCGGGTTCTCGGCCCAGGCCGAGTCCGACCTGCGCCTCGCCATCGACTGGCCCGCCTTCTACTGGCTGCCCGCGGACATCTTCGGGGCGGGCAAGGTGCTGGTGTTCGGCTTCGTCATGGAGAAGGACGGCACGCCCTACGCCTCGGATTTCCGGGCCCGGCTGCGGGAGGCCACCGAGACGCTCTACGCCAGGGAAGGCATCGTCATGAACGCGGCCAACGAGATCGAGGGCTTCCTCTTCAAGGGCCGCGACGCCGAGCGCCACTACCACGAGACCAACGCCTTCGAGTTCATCTCCACCGGCGGCTACTACCACTCCCTGCCCGGGGACAGCCTGCGGGCCTTCATCGACACCTCGGCCGAGGCCCAGCGGGCCATGGGCTTCTCCAACGAGAAGGACCACCCCGAGGTGGCCCCCTCCCAGTTCGAGATGAACTACAAGTACGCCGAACTGAACGTCGCCGCCGACCAGGTGCAGCTGTACAAGCTCCTGGCGCGCCAGGTGGCGGCCCAGATGGGCCTCACCGCCTCCTTCCTGCCCAAGCCCGTGGCCGGCGTGAACGGCAACGGCATGCACACGAACATCTCCGCCAACAAGGACGGGAAGAACCTCTACTTCGACGCCAAGGGCCGGGACGGCCTCTCCGCCAAGGCCTGGGATTTCCTCAACCGCATCCTGGCCAACGCCGCCGAGCTCTGCCTGGTCCTCAACCCCAGCGTCAACGCCTACCGCCGCCTGGATCCCCACTTCGAGGCCCCCAACCAGATCAAGGTCTCCCCCACGGACCGCGGCTCCATGATCCGCATCCCCCTGGGCAACGAACAGTCCGCGCGCATCGAGGTGCGGTCGGTGGGCCCCGACGCGAACCCCTACATGCTCTACTACGCCCTCCTGAAGACCGGCCTGGAGGGCCCCTCCGGCGAGCCCGAGGACACCACCAAGCGCCCCCGCACCCGCTTCCTTCCCGACAACATCTTCGACGCCATCCGCCTCTTCAAGGGCTCCCGGTTCCTGGCCGACGCCCTGGGCGAGGACATCCACGCCAAGTTCGCCGAGGTCAAGCTCCTCCAGGCCGAGCGTTGCCCCAAGGCCCTGGGCGCCATCGTGAAGGCCTGCGAGATCCAGTTCCACCATGAGGTAACCAACCAGCTGCTCTGGAACCAGTTCTAG
- a CDS encoding 2-oxoacid:acceptor oxidoreductase family protein, with protein MSHSIRQLCLAPEGHAEVLQGNIAFAVGCVRSGVHSADGYPGTPSSEVIDRGLAQVQDLITVGWSVNEAAAAAVGFGHTLAGRDCVVTMKIPGLFQAGDIFTSGSGIIKERGALVYFIASDFTPSSTQHLVDPRPLFKSCFVPVLEPRNHQEMLEAPGLAVEVARAFNTQVVVMPSGALCHSEGLVRLNASQTREPVKMAGDLHGFNVLPSICSKSYLEVMATRMPGLVEMVEKSPLNRWDKGSGKVGVVTYGVCDLYLREVMEARGLELDVLSLAFSNPLPLELIKRFCATVEEVVVIEDGYRHLQEAMEQAGLKVRGKLPYSPVTEWTPALIAGLLGLEVPGAALPVAGVMRPPLICPGCPYRLMAQELSYAKSKGTVEAIFGDIGCNALLYFMDAMDTGLAMGASEGKRTGYVLSRPEQASKCVSIIGDSTECHSGMDATRNAIYRNVPGVKIILDNEWTAMTGGQPSPTSPGNLAGQANRFDLPASLAAHGAKVEVIGAYERKTIRATLRRALAEAAEGVFTTIVVRDGACLKKIKPSRQRVQVDPEACRKCDLCLICPGIAKGAAGVPEVTNLCSGCGGHEPACSQMCPTKVLKPVSLDELGVAAGGTFPAAPAEIPGAAAAGLPRRLSLAIRGVGGQGNLFFGRVLTQLAMAAGYGERNIVKGDTHGMAQMGGPVISTFGCGDVVSPVQLPGTVDCLIVMEKSEVLRPGFLDLLRPGGTILLAGTRILPEGMAEEAYPTDAQLQAILRPYHLIEVDLLEKAIALGDPTGKIANVVLMGILSTLEPFDRFPAELWWKALQAVNPKPAVWAANYAAFNAGRASSRPVEAR; from the coding sequence ATGTCCCATTCCATCCGCCAGCTCTGCCTGGCCCCCGAAGGCCACGCGGAGGTCCTGCAGGGCAACATCGCCTTCGCCGTGGGCTGCGTGCGAAGCGGCGTCCACAGCGCCGACGGCTACCCGGGGACCCCCAGTTCCGAGGTCATCGACCGGGGCCTGGCCCAGGTGCAGGACCTCATCACCGTGGGCTGGTCCGTGAACGAGGCCGCCGCGGCCGCGGTGGGTTTCGGCCACACCCTGGCCGGCCGGGACTGCGTGGTGACCATGAAGATCCCGGGCCTCTTCCAGGCCGGGGACATCTTCACCAGCGGCTCGGGCATCATCAAGGAGCGCGGCGCCCTGGTCTACTTCATCGCCAGCGACTTCACCCCCAGCTCCACCCAGCACCTGGTGGACCCGCGGCCCCTGTTCAAGAGCTGCTTCGTCCCGGTGCTCGAGCCCCGCAACCACCAGGAGATGCTGGAGGCCCCGGGCCTGGCGGTGGAGGTGGCCCGGGCCTTCAACACCCAGGTGGTCGTCATGCCCAGCGGGGCCCTGTGCCACAGCGAGGGCCTGGTGCGCCTGAACGCCTCGCAGACGCGCGAGCCCGTGAAGATGGCCGGGGATCTCCACGGCTTCAACGTCCTCCCGAGCATCTGCAGCAAGTCCTACCTGGAGGTCATGGCCACCCGCATGCCCGGGCTGGTGGAGATGGTGGAGAAGAGCCCCCTCAACCGCTGGGACAAGGGTTCCGGCAAGGTGGGCGTGGTCACCTACGGCGTCTGCGATCTCTACCTGCGGGAAGTGATGGAGGCCCGCGGCCTTGAGCTGGACGTGCTGTCCCTGGCCTTCTCCAACCCCCTGCCCCTGGAGCTCATCAAGCGCTTCTGCGCCACGGTGGAGGAGGTGGTGGTCATCGAGGACGGCTACCGCCACCTGCAGGAGGCCATGGAGCAGGCCGGCCTGAAGGTGCGGGGCAAGCTGCCCTACAGCCCCGTGACGGAATGGACCCCGGCCCTCATCGCCGGGCTGCTGGGCCTGGAGGTCCCCGGGGCCGCCCTGCCCGTGGCGGGGGTCATGCGGCCCCCCCTCATCTGCCCCGGCTGCCCCTACCGGCTCATGGCCCAGGAGCTGAGCTACGCCAAGAGCAAGGGCACCGTGGAGGCCATCTTCGGGGACATCGGCTGCAACGCCCTCCTGTACTTCATGGACGCCATGGACACCGGCCTGGCCATGGGCGCCAGCGAAGGCAAGCGCACCGGCTACGTGCTCTCCCGGCCCGAGCAGGCCTCGAAGTGCGTCAGCATCATCGGCGACAGCACCGAGTGCCACAGCGGCATGGACGCCACCCGCAACGCCATCTACCGCAACGTCCCGGGCGTGAAGATCATCCTGGACAACGAGTGGACCGCCATGACCGGGGGCCAGCCCTCCCCCACCTCCCCGGGCAACCTCGCGGGCCAGGCGAACCGTTTCGACCTCCCCGCGTCCCTGGCCGCCCACGGCGCAAAAGTGGAGGTGATCGGCGCCTACGAGCGCAAGACCATCCGCGCCACCCTGCGCAGGGCCCTGGCGGAGGCCGCCGAGGGCGTCTTCACCACCATCGTCGTGCGCGACGGCGCCTGCCTGAAGAAGATCAAGCCCAGCCGGCAGCGGGTCCAGGTGGACCCCGAGGCCTGCCGCAAATGCGATCTCTGCCTCATCTGCCCGGGCATCGCCAAGGGCGCCGCCGGCGTGCCCGAGGTGACCAACCTCTGCTCCGGCTGCGGCGGCCACGAACCCGCCTGCAGCCAGATGTGCCCCACGAAGGTCCTGAAGCCCGTGAGCCTGGATGAGCTGGGCGTCGCCGCCGGCGGCACCTTCCCCGCGGCCCCGGCGGAGATCCCCGGCGCCGCCGCGGCCGGCCTCCCCCGGCGCCTGTCCCTGGCCATCCGCGGCGTGGGCGGGCAGGGCAACCTCTTCTTCGGGCGGGTCCTCACCCAGCTGGCCATGGCCGCGGGGTACGGGGAGCGCAACATCGTCAAGGGCGACACCCACGGCATGGCCCAGATGGGCGGCCCCGTCATCAGCACCTTCGGGTGCGGCGACGTGGTGAGCCCGGTTCAGCTGCCCGGCACCGTGGACTGCCTCATCGTGATGGAGAAGAGCGAGGTGCTGCGGCCCGGGTTCCTGGACCTCCTGCGCCCCGGGGGCACCATCCTCCTGGCCGGGACCCGCATCCTCCCCGAGGGCATGGCCGAGGAGGCCTATCCCACCGACGCCCAGCTCCAGGCCATCCTGCGGCCCTACCACCTCATCGAGGTGGACCTCCTGGAGAAGGCCATCGCCCTGGGCGATCCCACGGGCAAGATCGCCAACGTCGTGCTCATGGGCATCCTCAGCACCCTGGAGCCCTTCGACCGGTTCCCGGCGGAGCTCTGGTGGAAGGCCCTGCAGGCGGTGAACCCCAAGCCCGCGGTGTGGGCCGCCAACTACGCCGCCTTCAATGCCGGCCGGGCCTCGTCCCGGCCCGTGGAAGCGAGGTAG
- a CDS encoding Crp/Fnr family transcriptional regulator, producing MQYEFPVFEHLCPSWGRVTHLGTRQVYAKGTLILDMDQPADGVYYVQEGLVDTALYTLTGPEKVLYSVGEGCLFGQACCFSTGTTGEATVWAHTNCTVHYFRRETVEGPIAREHPELLLEMAGLLGHIVRMYGVWLQDSLSQDFFERVCRILVYFVRWKKGPGPIGKEVTINADLTQNDLAKLLGLHRVTVSKAVGRLREQGILRRFTKNELDIADFPALCLLGQVPVHAQAAPLA from the coding sequence ATGCAGTACGAATTTCCCGTATTCGAGCACCTGTGCCCCTCCTGGGGCCGGGTCACGCATCTGGGCACCCGGCAGGTCTACGCGAAGGGGACCCTCATCCTGGACATGGACCAGCCCGCGGACGGCGTCTACTACGTCCAGGAGGGCCTGGTGGACACGGCCCTGTACACGCTCACCGGCCCCGAAAAGGTGCTCTACAGCGTGGGCGAGGGGTGCCTCTTCGGGCAGGCCTGCTGCTTTTCCACCGGCACCACGGGCGAGGCCACGGTGTGGGCCCACACCAACTGCACCGTCCACTACTTCCGCCGGGAGACCGTCGAGGGCCCCATCGCCCGGGAGCACCCGGAGCTGCTCCTGGAGATGGCCGGGCTCCTGGGGCACATCGTGCGCATGTACGGCGTGTGGCTCCAGGACAGCCTCAGCCAGGACTTCTTCGAGCGGGTCTGCCGGATCCTCGTGTACTTCGTCCGCTGGAAGAAGGGGCCCGGCCCCATCGGGAAGGAGGTCACCATCAACGCCGACCTCACCCAGAACGACCTGGCCAAGCTCCTGGGCCTGCACCGGGTGACCGTCAGCAAGGCGGTGGGGCGCCTGCGGGAACAGGGCATCCTCCGCCGCTTCACCAAGAACGAACTGGATATCGCGGACTTCCCGGCGCTCTGCCTCCTGGGCCAGGTCCCCGTCCACGCCCAGGCCGCCCCGCTGGCATAA
- a CDS encoding ATP-dependent DNA helicase, producing the protein MQHPMDPYFAPPEGRIFSCFPGAEAREGQKEMAELVSDAIREGAARFDAWRNGGGSKDTRPDALVQAIEAGTGTGKSLGYLVPALASGRRPVVVATRTKQLQRQLLDEDLPRARGILGREVKAVLAKGRSNYLCKSAWEALEANPPAEFALADHGLWMAMGRWAKETLAGDREELGRYGEGESELWDRVNARAERCTGRQCPHYEDCHLTALRQEILEADLVVANHALLLADRVLRESAFGQVLPDAPVLILDEAHEIEEQLTDSCSEQWSNRAMTMLFRDIAAEAAKEPEGALMDAHLGPWEDAWSALLAAVPLDSGTFGFEDDRIHLQPLADAVGAWVEAGQAAWKEAKRLAARRVDGNPEDMAWRKVAERIGTAFDRMEQIFAQPAGWVSTITREGPQMVLFKANPVDVRPFFHQHLRRGFETVILTSATLRDGKGFKGLKLRLGFTDEEADQSRHVESPFDFPNQGVLFIPPDLPARRPGRDAVGDPAWVEASLDAMARLMTASRGRALVLFTSRKMLAAFRPRLEAALPGITFFVQGEGMTRSAMMERFKTTPHAALLGLASFWQGVDMPGEALSLVIVTALPFTPPDDPVLQARVREADNLKQGLGFIGIQVPQMTLKLKQGIGRLIRTRTDKGAVCILDPRMMLPHEDPSGKRYAAQVRAALPPFPLSRDWGEVESFLRGL; encoded by the coding sequence ATGCAGCACCCCATGGATCCCTACTTCGCACCCCCGGAAGGCCGCATCTTCAGTTGTTTTCCCGGGGCCGAGGCCCGCGAGGGGCAGAAGGAGATGGCGGAGCTGGTGTCCGACGCCATCCGGGAGGGGGCCGCGAGGTTCGACGCCTGGCGCAACGGGGGCGGCAGCAAGGACACCCGTCCCGACGCCCTGGTGCAGGCCATCGAGGCCGGGACGGGCACCGGGAAATCCCTGGGCTACCTGGTGCCGGCCCTGGCCTCGGGGCGGCGCCCGGTGGTGGTGGCCACCCGCACCAAGCAGCTCCAGCGCCAGCTCCTGGACGAGGACCTGCCCCGGGCCCGGGGCATCCTGGGCCGGGAGGTGAAGGCGGTGCTGGCCAAGGGGCGCAGCAACTACCTGTGCAAGTCCGCCTGGGAGGCCCTGGAGGCCAACCCGCCCGCGGAGTTCGCCCTGGCCGACCACGGCCTGTGGATGGCCATGGGGCGGTGGGCGAAGGAGACCCTCGCGGGCGACCGGGAGGAACTGGGCCGGTACGGCGAAGGGGAATCCGAGCTGTGGGACCGGGTCAACGCCCGGGCCGAACGGTGCACGGGGCGCCAGTGCCCCCACTACGAGGACTGCCACCTCACGGCCCTGCGCCAGGAGATCCTGGAGGCGGACCTGGTGGTGGCCAACCACGCCCTGCTGCTGGCGGACCGGGTGCTGCGGGAATCGGCCTTCGGCCAGGTGCTGCCCGACGCGCCGGTGCTCATCCTGGACGAGGCCCACGAGATCGAGGAGCAGCTCACGGACAGCTGTTCAGAGCAGTGGAGCAACCGCGCCATGACGATGCTCTTCCGGGATATCGCCGCCGAGGCCGCCAAGGAGCCCGAGGGCGCCCTGATGGACGCCCACCTGGGGCCCTGGGAGGACGCCTGGTCGGCCCTGTTGGCCGCGGTGCCCCTGGACAGCGGCACCTTCGGCTTCGAGGACGACCGGATCCACCTGCAGCCCCTGGCGGACGCCGTGGGGGCCTGGGTGGAGGCGGGGCAGGCCGCCTGGAAGGAAGCCAAGCGTCTCGCCGCCCGGCGGGTGGACGGCAACCCCGAGGACATGGCCTGGCGCAAGGTGGCCGAGCGCATCGGCACCGCCTTCGACCGCATGGAGCAGATCTTCGCGCAGCCCGCGGGGTGGGTTTCCACCATCACCCGGGAGGGCCCCCAGATGGTCCTCTTCAAGGCCAATCCCGTGGACGTGCGCCCCTTCTTCCACCAGCACCTGCGCCGGGGCTTCGAGACGGTGATCCTCACCTCCGCCACCCTTCGGGACGGCAAGGGGTTCAAGGGCCTGAAGCTGCGCCTGGGATTCACGGACGAGGAAGCGGATCAGAGCCGCCACGTGGAAAGCCCCTTCGATTTCCCCAACCAGGGCGTGCTGTTCATCCCCCCGGATCTGCCGGCCCGGCGACCCGGCCGGGACGCCGTGGGCGACCCGGCCTGGGTGGAAGCCAGCCTGGACGCCATGGCGCGCCTCATGACCGCCAGCCGAGGCCGGGCCCTGGTGCTCTTCACCAGCCGCAAGATGCTGGCCGCCTTCCGCCCCCGCCTGGAGGCCGCCCTGCCGGGCATCACCTTCTTCGTGCAGGGGGAGGGCATGACCCGCTCGGCCATGATGGAGCGCTTCAAGACGACCCCCCACGCCGCCCTCCTGGGCCTGGCCAGCTTCTGGCAGGGGGTGGACATGCCCGGGGAGGCCCTGAGCCTGGTCATCGTCACCGCGCTGCCCTTCACCCCCCCCGACGACCCCGTCCTCCAGGCCCGGGTGCGCGAGGCGGACAACCTCAAGCAGGGCCTGGGCTTCATCGGCATCCAGGTGCCCCAGATGACCCTGAAGCTCAAGCAGGGCATCGGCCGCCTCATCCGCACCCGCACGGACAAAGGCGCCGTGTGCATCCTGGACCCCCGCATGATGCTGCCCCACGAGGACCCCAGCGGCAAGCGCTACGCCGCCCAGGTACGGGCGGCGCTCCCGCCCTTCCCCCTCAGCCGGGACTGGGGGGAGGTGGAGTCCTTTCTCCGCGGCCTCTAG
- a CDS encoding 2-oxoacid:acceptor oxidoreductase subunit alpha: MSDQSPAHNLVFGMAGSGGDGIVSAGDSLLQAAAAEGYHGVMTKSFGSQIRGGESSCRVRISTDPILNPGGNLDVAVALNWEDFLKFGAELPVSGTTVVIYEAATLIPPDRIPLVGVVPRQVIPVPIAQMAKDTAGTERAKNTVVLGLIAGWFGIGAVAVMKGIRKKLAKKGEELVEANQRAFDAGRAFAMANPLKVNMNIVPSETKGAVKLITDGNDMCAAAAIFAGCRFFGGYPITPSTEIMQFFTDHVWKYGGSVLQAEDEIAGIGAAVGASFAGVKAMTATSGPGLSLKTEMMGLATIAELPLVIVDVQRGGPSTGLPTKNEQADLFAAVFSAHGDVIRPVLAPTCVADTFRITVEAFNIAEFYQTPVIILSDQEISQRKETLDPIDTRQFEVIDRLEPSAIDLKDYKRFAPTENFISPISHPGMLGGTYLASGIEHTESGAPTNSGTVHARMNEKRTRKFEPLKDRKDLFEVLGNPDAPLAMVAWGSVAGVCREALQMAQEEGLNVKLMVPYLLYPVAEGAYRDFFASVRKGLIIEQTHLAQFHKLLRMHLDLPSGVRPLARSGANPFLPGEIVAALHNLLSELQRRHEGKLQPQE; this comes from the coding sequence ATGAGCGACCAAAGTCCGGCGCACAATCTCGTATTCGGCATGGCCGGCTCCGGAGGCGACGGCATCGTCTCCGCGGGGGACTCCCTCCTGCAGGCCGCGGCGGCCGAGGGCTACCACGGCGTCATGACCAAGAGCTTCGGTTCCCAGATCCGGGGCGGCGAATCCAGCTGCCGGGTGCGCATCAGCACCGACCCCATCCTGAACCCGGGCGGCAACCTGGACGTGGCCGTGGCGCTCAACTGGGAGGACTTCCTCAAGTTCGGCGCGGAACTGCCCGTGAGCGGCACCACCGTGGTGATCTACGAGGCCGCCACCCTGATCCCCCCCGACCGCATCCCCCTGGTGGGCGTGGTGCCGCGCCAGGTGATCCCCGTGCCCATCGCCCAGATGGCCAAGGACACCGCGGGCACCGAGCGCGCCAAGAACACGGTGGTGCTGGGCCTCATCGCGGGCTGGTTCGGCATCGGCGCCGTGGCCGTCATGAAGGGCATCCGCAAGAAGCTGGCCAAGAAGGGCGAGGAGCTGGTGGAAGCCAACCAGCGCGCCTTCGACGCGGGCCGGGCCTTCGCCATGGCCAACCCGCTCAAGGTGAACATGAACATCGTGCCCTCCGAGACCAAGGGCGCCGTCAAGCTCATCACCGACGGCAACGACATGTGCGCGGCGGCGGCGATCTTCGCGGGCTGCCGGTTCTTCGGCGGGTATCCCATCACCCCCTCCACCGAGATCATGCAGTTCTTCACGGACCACGTGTGGAAGTACGGCGGGTCGGTGCTCCAGGCCGAGGACGAGATCGCCGGCATCGGCGCGGCCGTGGGGGCCTCCTTCGCGGGGGTCAAGGCCATGACCGCCACCTCCGGCCCCGGGCTCTCCCTGAAGACCGAGATGATGGGCCTGGCCACCATCGCCGAGCTGCCCCTGGTGATCGTGGACGTGCAGCGCGGCGGCCCCTCCACGGGCCTGCCCACCAAGAACGAGCAGGCCGATCTCTTCGCCGCGGTCTTCTCCGCGCACGGCGACGTGATCCGCCCGGTGCTGGCGCCCACCTGCGTGGCGGACACCTTCCGCATCACGGTGGAGGCCTTCAACATCGCCGAGTTCTACCAGACGCCGGTGATCATCCTGTCGGACCAGGAGATCAGCCAGCGCAAGGAGACCCTGGATCCCATCGACACCCGCCAGTTCGAGGTGATCGACCGCCTGGAGCCCTCCGCCATCGACCTGAAGGACTACAAGCGTTTCGCCCCCACCGAGAACTTCATCAGCCCCATCAGCCACCCCGGCATGCTGGGCGGCACCTACCTGGCGTCGGGCATCGAGCACACGGAATCCGGCGCCCCCACCAACAGCGGCACGGTCCACGCCCGCATGAACGAGAAGCGCACCCGCAAGTTCGAGCCCCTCAAGGACCGCAAGGACCTCTTCGAGGTGCTGGGCAACCCCGACGCCCCCCTGGCGATGGTGGCCTGGGGCAGCGTCGCCGGCGTGTGCCGCGAGGCGCTCCAGATGGCCCAGGAGGAGGGCCTGAACGTCAAGCTCATGGTGCCCTACCTGCTCTACCCCGTGGCCGAGGGCGCCTACCGGGACTTCTTCGCCTCCGTGCGCAAGGGCCTGATCATCGAGCAGACCCACCTGGCCCAGTTCCACAAGCTCCTGCGCATGCACCTGGACCTGCCCTCCGGCGTGCGGCCCCTGGCCCGCAGCGGCGCCAATCCCTTCCTGCCCGGCGAGATCGTCGCGGCCCTCCACAATCTCCTCTCGGAACTGCAGCGCAGGCACGAGGGCAAACTTCAGCCCCAGGAGTGA